In Nymphaea colorata isolate Beijing-Zhang1983 chromosome 3, ASM883128v2, whole genome shotgun sequence, a genomic segment contains:
- the LOC116251538 gene encoding uncharacterized protein LOC116251538, protein MSQVPMESLHAVVKPAVISDFSNAIPMQSYEHLDSSSNVWPEKMIDGGLDSNENLSPLNESPVLENELNPGAGGSFTSNKPVVVFTMTYDSIGGFGEIDGGEQLSLSTEIDMELGNASLCTEGYLDLADSCSGTLSEEVSDQGICENGKLLPHEESHIQENELNLDTKDQRFASNKSATVVARMDEDMPELHINNGNHSLAVDIGAKLDDKNLCGKDVCCEDEVDFGYQHVNLNRGYHVQALEVASHSDKGLVDAAETFPDDDLIMPVVSSRFGFDNNSKSESLMTSDHVEEGNIQNMVEAKSSVPEEHCLDHENCGIDKELEEQCKHDSLLVDKHVQGKVFDDELDLEVVEVNYDHCRHNGDSKVDERDKETQNAVNIHHQSTSIENQIADGVSKMPLVMPQPGKLLMEDTNTRTFETVSFEALNVLESSLVESSSGMKSFTVQHETDILFDDGDQHIDVAREIGVGASAINMLQNSDLCPTDQVEVQTTSAILDEKFSEVNMLEESRPFDDLCGLVRGFNSSPQFSSSGVGKPPETIQCVNKFSDSGHFAHSSFVEVSMMEGNAEGVGPVIVEDHTYFDQSFDPAHVKYYGSNLKSDGQANLEEADLSSDHISSFFLSDNLFTPFSYFRRRDGEIEWDPSLSTEELLQLSYSEVDKEMGLEHVPYSVVNLDESPVCGTTDTLCINLSMKEKEVDPTDLAEPGDSGNMHLADEQHETCCLTNFPFEKHGGSPITGYGAVTGEVEKDGSISSSSSSGVDERQREPFDENHSFVVYQTESDPATINDWLDRHDSVNSQDIGAEPNDTEMPRGVSEGQSGKVSKLDISEKYKMVYTVDETVATAKSDQEKFSYTDETVGSEEEIFTGSADSSASESEHHAGEHSSCDGSSPLLSSQVEYTATSSTADKQWAEPYQFTASRSAGYDFHFRGASKLVGQFDECLAKECEEIRKDEVQPEQVRADKYSDRTLTCKRASFQECCGVWDWIRGFRG, encoded by the exons ATGTCTCAAGTGCCAATGGAAAGTTTGCATGCCGTTGTTAAACCTGCTGTGATTAGTGATTTTAGCAATGCTATTCCCATGCAATCTTATGAGCACCTAGACTCAAGCTCCAATGTTTGGCCCGAGAAGATGATAGATGGAGGGCTTGACAGCAATgagaacctttcccctcttaaTGAGTCACCAGTTCTAGAAAATGAACTGAATCCAGGTGCAGGTGGGAGCTTTACTTCCAACAAACCAGTGGTGGTTTTTACCATGACATATGATAGCATAGGTGGCTTCGGTGAAATTGATGGTGGTGAGCAACTTTCTCTTTCTACAGAGATTGACATGGAGCTGGGTAATGCAAGTTTGTGCACAGAAG GATATTTGGACTTGGCGGACTCATGTTCCGGCACATTGTCCGAGGAGGTGAGTGATCAAGGCATTTGTGAAAACGGGAAACTTTTGCCTCATGAGGAGtcacatattcaagaaaatGAATTGAATCTGGACACAAAAGATCAAAGATTTGCTTCAAACAAGTCAGCAACTGTTGTTGCTAGGATGGATGAGGATATGCCTGAACTTCATATAAACAATGGTAATCATTCTCTTGCTGTGGACATTGGCGCAAAGCTGGATGATAAAAATTTGTGTGGAAAAGATGTGTGTTGTGAGGATGAGGTTGATTTTGGTTATCAGCATGTTAATTTGAATAGAGGGTACCATGTTCAGGCTCTTGAGGTGGCATCACACTCTGATAAAGGACTTGTAGATGCTGCTGAAACATTTCCTGATGATGATCTCATCATGCCTGTTGTTTCATCCAGGTTTGGATTTGACAATAACTCTAAAAGTGAAAGTTTGATGACAAGTGACCACGTAGAAGAAGGCAATATCCAGAATATGGTAGAAGCGAAATCATCAGTTCCTGAAGAACATTGTCTAGACCATGAAAATTGTGGAATTGATAAAGAGCTTGAGGAGCAGTGCAAGCATGACAGCTTGCTGGTGGATAAGCATGTTCAGGGCAAGGTTTTTGATGATGAGCTCGACCTTGAGGTGGTAGAAGTTAATTATGATCATTGTAGACACAATGGAGATTCTAAAGTAGATGAAAGAGATAAAGAAACTCAAAATGCTGTTAATATTCACCATCAGAGTACCAGCATAGAGAATCAGATTGCAGATGGAGTTTCCAAGATGCCTTTGGTCATGCCACAGCCAGGAAAGCTGTTGATGGAGGACACAAATACAAGAACTTTTGAAACAGTTTCCTTTGAAGCATTGAATGTCTTGGAAAGCTCTCTAGTTGAATCCTCTTCAGGAATGAAATCTTTCACTGTGCAGCATGAGACAGATATACTGTTTGATGATGGGGATCAACATATTGATGTTGCAAGAGAGATTGGGGTCGGTGCTTCTGCCATTAACATGCTCCAGAATTCTGATTTGTGTCCCACAGATCAGGTGGAGGTTCAAACCACATCTGCTATCCTGGATGAAAAATTTAGTGAAGTAAATATGCTGGAAGAGTCTCGACCGTTTGATGACCTTTGTGGTTTAGTTAGAGGTTTCAACAGTTCACCACAATTTAGTTCTTCAGGTGTGGGGAAACCTCCTGAGACAATTCAGTGTGTCAACAAGTTTTCTGATTCTGGACATTTTGCACATTCTTCATTTGTTGAGGTTTCTATGATGGAGGGGAATGCTGAAGGAGTTGGTCCTGTAATTGTTGAGGACCACACCTACTTTGATCAATCTTTTGACCCTGCACATGTAAAGTATTATGGATCCAATTTGAAAAGCGATGGACAAGCAAACCTGGAAGAGGCTGATTTGAGCTCCGATCACATATCGTCCTTCTTTTTATCAGACAATCTTTTCACTCCATTTAGTTATTTTCGACGAAGAGATGGTGAGATTGAATGGGATCCAAGCTTAAGTACTGAAGAACTGCTGCAGCTATCGTACTCTGAAGTGGACAAGGAGATGGGACTTGAACATGTGCCTTATTCTGTTGTTAATTTGGATGAAAGTCCTGTGTGTGGTACCACAGATACCTTGTGCATAAACCTCAGTATGAAGGAGAAAGAGGTTGATCCTACAGATCTGGCTGAACCAGGGGACTCTGGCAATATGCATCTTGCTGATGAACAACATGAAACATGTTGTTTAACTAACTTTCCTTTTGAGAAGCATGGGGGCAGCCCTATTACAGGGTATGGAGCTGTGACTGGTGAAGTAGAAAAGGACGGATCTatctcatcatcttcttcatcaggAGTTGATGAAAGGCAAAGGGAGCCTTTTGACGAAAATCATTCATTTGTTGTTTACCAAACTGAATCAGATCCAGCTACTATTAATGATTGGCTTGATCGTCATGATTCTGTAAATTCCCAGGATATTGGTGCAGAACCTAATGATACTGAGATGCCAAGGGGAGTTTCAGAAGGCCAATCGGGTAAAGTGAGCAAACTTGACATCAGTGAGAAGTACAAAATGGTGTATACTGTTGATGAAACAGTAGCCACAGCCAAATCAGATCAGGAAAAGTTTAGTTATACTGATGAAACTGTAGGGAGTGAGGAAGAAATATTCACTGGATCTGCTGATTCTTCAGCTTCTGAGTCGGAACATCATGCTGGAGAACATTCCTCGTGTGATGGAAGTTCACCTTTACTGAGTTCTCAAGTTGAATATACTGCAACTTCTAGTACAGCAGACAAACAATGGGCGGAACCTTATCAGTTCACGGCTTCCAGATCTGCTGgctatgattttcattttcgtGGTGCCAGTAAGTTGGTGGGCCAATTTGATGAGTGCCTGGCAAAGGAATGTGAAGAGATTAGGAAAGATGAAGTGCAGCCTGAGCAGGTAAGAGCG GATAAATATTCTGATAGAACCCTGACTTGTAAGCGAGCTTCTTTTCAAGAATGCTGTGGTGTCTGGGATTGGATTCGTGGATTTCGTGGATAA